A part of Fusarium graminearum PH-1 chromosome 3, whole genome shotgun sequence genomic DNA contains:
- a CDS encoding tryptophan synthase beta chain 1: protein MAISEQSHSSVWPDSNGYFGQFGGNYYPSEAHQALKELAEKYEELRHQSDFLRQLEKVRTGLQGRPTPIHYLENISQQVGGAQIYVKREDLNHTGAHKINHCVGFALLAKAMGKTKLIAETGAGQHGVALATAAAYFGLECEIHMGAVDMEKQKSNVGRMQILGARVVSATAGQSALKDASDSAFNAYIEQREHALYAIGSAIGPHPFPLIVRDFQSVIGQEAREQFLAMTDGKLPEHVVACVAGGSNAMGMYSAFIEDKDVKLHAAEPLGRSSQLGEHAATLSYGKPGTLHGAKTLVIQKEEGLPASVSSVASGLVYPGIGPEMAMLHEAGRISVGAIRDEEVISTFFQMAKTEGIIIALESAHAVAYAIRLAGERPKSERIIVNLSGRGDKDVDYVLQNYGTG, encoded by the coding sequence atggccatctcTGAACAGTCTCATTCTAGTGTTTGGCCTGATTCTAACGGCTACTTTGGCCAATTTGGAGGCAACTATTATCCAtctgaagctcatcaagcccTCAAAGAACTAGCGGAGAAATACGAAGAACTTCGACATCAGTCAGACTTTCTCCGACAGCTCGAAAAAGTCCGCACCGGTCTTCAAGGTCGTCCAACACCTATACACTACTTGGAAAACATTTCTCAACAAGTCGGGGGTGCTCAGATTTACGTCAAGCGAGAAGATCTCAACCATACCGGCGCccacaagatcaaccacTGCGTCGGTTTCGCACTCCTTGCCAAGGCTATGGGCAAGACCAAGTTGATTGCTGAGACTGGAGCGGGACAACATGGCGTCGCTCTTGCCACTGCCGCTGCCTACTTTGGCCTTGAATGCGAGATCCACATGGGTGCTGTTGATATGGAGAAACAGAAATCCAACGTTGGTCGCATGCAAATACTCGGTGCCAGGGTTGTGTCTGCAACGGCAGGGCAGTCTGCTCTTAAAGACGCTAGCGACTCAGCCTTCAACGCGTATATAGAGCAGAGGGAGCATGCTTTGTATGCCATTGGATCAGCTATCGGTCCTCATCCGTTTCCATTGATTGTGCGAGACTTTCAATCTGTTATCGGCCAAGAAGCGAGGGAACAGTTCCTTGCCATGACCGACGGGAAACTACCCGAACATGTTGTTGCTTGCGTCGCGGGTGGGTCCAATGCAATGGGCATGTACTCGGCTTTCATCGAAGACAAGGACGTCAAGTTACACGCCGCCGAACCACTTGGTAGATCTAGTCAGCTTGGCGAGCATGCAGCCACGTTATCCTATGGCAAACCAGGAACTTTGCATGGCGCAAAAACTCTTGTCATACAAAAGGAAGAGGGTCTTCCTGCTTCGGTCTCATCTGTGGCTTCTGGGCTGGTTTATCCTGGAATTGGACCAGAGATGGCAATGCTACATGAAGCTGGACGAATATCCGTTGGGGCAATACGTGATGAAGAGGTCATTAGTACCTTTTTCCAAATGGCCAAGACCGAGGGAATCATTATTGCTCTCGAGAGTGCACATGCTGTGGCTTATGCTATACGTTTAGCGGGAGAACGCCCCAAGTCTGAACGAATCATTGTTAATTTGTCTGGTCGTGGAGATAAAGACGTCGATTATGTACTTCAGAACTACGGGACTGGGTAA